Proteins encoded in a region of the Candidatus Margulisiibacteriota bacterium genome:
- a CDS encoding flavodoxin has product ASSYVPAIKTFLARYPLKNKKIALYCSYEGDPGKTIKNLKKCLKNNNLLGEKGFKVAHKNKNMTEIKNWAMSLFS; this is encoded by the coding sequence GGCCAGCTCCTATGTTCCCGCCATTAAAACCTTTTTGGCAAGGTATCCTTTGAAAAACAAAAAAATTGCGTTGTATTGCAGCTATGAAGGCGACCCGGGTAAAACGATTAAAAACCTGAAAAAGTGTTTAAAAAATAATAACCTGCTGGGCGAAAAAGGATTTAAAGTTGCTCATAAAAACAAAAATATGACTGAAATAAAAAACTGGGCGATGTCTCTCTTCTCATAA